In Campylobacterota bacterium, one DNA window encodes the following:
- the glmU gene encoding bifunctional UDP-N-acetylglucosamine diphosphorylase/glucosamine-1-phosphate N-acetyltransferase GlmU, which translates to MMNIRAIVLAAGQSVRFKTKKTKLLFDVCGRPMILHPLMVLQELGLPVSLVLSNKTSAVKDIVSELGLPQLAYVDQSEQLGTGHAVQCSRATWDQDNVLILYGDMPLVTKELLLDMQQKHAEQDADVTFLSTYANNPHGYGRVIELEAGYKIVEEKDCNEQERAVELVNAGIYLIKRSFLEEYIDSLDANNASQEFYLTDLVGKAAAQDKKTQMIKVAYDDVRGVNTLKQLWEVEQIKRARIIHHWMREGVRFEFAQTTHVDCDVEIGADTVIGAGVQLLGKTIIGQECQIKQYSVVENSKLADGARVLAHSVVNNSRVGSNTVIGPFAHLNTNATIGRDSHIGNFVEVKNSTVGYHSKAKHLTYLGNARLGDHVNVGAGTITCNYDGISKHETVIKDNVFVGSNSTIIAPVHIEKDAYVAAGSTINRNVPEKSLAIARERQTNKPGYAEKLRQGKAPDTSGSSSDTENTYSFKGAVKTDTECKQNV; encoded by the coding sequence ATGATGAATATAAGAGCAATTGTTTTAGCGGCAGGTCAGTCAGTTCGCTTTAAAACAAAAAAAACAAAGTTGTTGTTTGATGTGTGTGGTAGACCCATGATTTTGCACCCTTTAATGGTCCTTCAGGAGTTAGGGTTGCCGGTTTCATTAGTGCTATCAAATAAAACATCAGCGGTAAAAGATATTGTTAGTGAGTTGGGTTTGCCTCAACTTGCCTATGTTGACCAGAGTGAGCAGCTAGGGACTGGGCATGCTGTGCAATGTAGTCGAGCGACGTGGGATCAAGATAACGTCCTTATCTTGTACGGTGACATGCCCTTAGTGACTAAAGAGCTTTTGCTTGATATGCAGCAAAAGCATGCTGAGCAAGACGCTGATGTGACTTTTTTGTCAACCTATGCAAATAATCCTCATGGGTATGGTCGTGTTATTGAGCTAGAAGCTGGTTATAAAATCGTTGAGGAAAAAGATTGCAACGAGCAAGAACGTGCGGTTGAACTTGTTAATGCTGGGATTTATCTTATTAAGCGCAGTTTTCTTGAAGAATATATTGACTCACTTGATGCAAATAATGCTTCCCAAGAATTCTACTTGACTGACTTAGTTGGTAAAGCAGCAGCACAAGACAAAAAAACACAGATGATTAAGGTAGCATACGATGATGTTCGTGGTGTTAATACGCTTAAGCAATTGTGGGAAGTGGAACAAATAAAGCGTGCTCGTATTATTCACCACTGGATGCGTGAGGGTGTACGTTTTGAATTTGCACAAACTACGCATGTTGACTGTGATGTCGAGATAGGAGCCGATACCGTTATAGGGGCAGGCGTTCAGTTACTCGGTAAGACGATTATTGGTCAAGAGTGCCAGATTAAGCAGTACTCGGTTGTAGAGAATAGCAAGTTAGCCGATGGAGCTCGGGTACTTGCGCACAGTGTTGTCAATAATAGCCGAGTTGGCAGTAACACGGTGATCGGACCGTTTGCTCATTTGAATACGAATGCAACAATTGGACGAGATTCACATATTGGTAACTTTGTAGAAGTCAAAAATTCAACGGTTGGTTATCATAGCAAAGCAAAGCATTTAACGTATCTTGGTAACGCACGTCTTGGTGACCACGTTAACGTAGGTGCAGGTACCATTACGTGTAACTATGATGGTATTTCAAAACATGAGACAGTCATCAAAGATAACGTATTTGTGGGTAGTAACTCAACCATTATTGCCCCAGTTCATATAGAAAAAGATGCCTACGTTGCAGCGGGTTCAACGATTAATCGCAATGTGCCTGAAAAAAGTTTGGCAATTGCTCGGGAACGGCAAACAAATAAGCCAGGTTACGCTGAAAAATTACGTCAAGGAAAGGCACCAGATACGTCTGGTTCATCAAGCGATACCGAAAATACTTATAGTTTTAAGGGTGCAGTTAAAACCGATACAGAGTGTAAGCAGAACGTCTAA
- a CDS encoding nuclear transport factor 2 family protein, which produces MEANKCIELACSYYTAMHNKDLQAVATCLHDNVELISPMAKINGKEAVLKAVEGYFPIFTSITVKEKFGSQNQVMLAYNLDCPEPIGSLRTAVLITITDDLISHIELFFDASPFKG; this is translated from the coding sequence ATGGAAGCAAATAAATGCATCGAACTGGCATGCTCGTACTACACAGCTATGCACAACAAAGATTTACAAGCAGTAGCAACATGTTTACACGACAACGTAGAACTTATAAGCCCAATGGCAAAGATAAATGGGAAAGAGGCTGTCTTAAAAGCAGTAGAGGGTTATTTTCCAATCTTTACAAGCATCACAGTTAAAGAAAAATTTGGAAGTCAAAATCAGGTCATGCTTGCGTACAACTTAGATTGCCCCGAACCAATTGGATCACTGAGAACTGCGGTTCTCATTACCATCACCGACGACCTCATCTCTCATATTGAACTCTTTTTTGATGCATCGCCATTTAAAGGGTAA
- a CDS encoding histidine phosphatase family protein has translation MNKLKETHPTNTQSIPTIQLKPFYFIRHGQTDWNLQGLAAGQSDVELNKTGLQQAHDAATLLESTKFTNIASSPLKRALKTAEIIAHYTGKPVTIVDSLKEACWGTMEGKPWTTTREQAKTNSCWIDDWRNNLPVEGAEMYSSYLNRIASGLSTALELDGPILVVAHGGVYAAIQELLVLPTINVPNCSILYHQPPQGGQHAWTVHDLSGNDHEES, from the coding sequence ATGAATAAATTAAAAGAAACGCATCCTACAAACACCCAGAGCATACCTACTATTCAACTTAAACCATTTTATTTTATTCGTCATGGCCAAACTGACTGGAACTTGCAAGGTCTTGCTGCAGGACAATCAGATGTTGAACTCAACAAAACTGGCCTACAACAGGCACATGACGCTGCCACACTCTTGGAGTCAACTAAGTTTACCAACATAGCCTCAAGTCCTCTCAAACGCGCTCTAAAAACAGCCGAAATTATTGCTCATTACACAGGCAAACCCGTCACCATTGTTGATAGTCTCAAAGAAGCTTGCTGGGGAACTATGGAAGGCAAACCCTGGACAACCACAAGAGAGCAAGCAAAAACCAATAGCTGCTGGATCGATGATTGGAGAAACAACCTCCCTGTAGAAGGAGCTGAAATGTATTCAAGCTACCTCAATCGTATTGCATCAGGATTATCAACCGCCCTCGAGCTTGATGGTCCTATTCTGGTAGTTGCACACGGCGGAGTTTACGCAGCGATACAAGAGCTACTGGTTCTTCCCACAATAAATGTACCCAACTGTTCAATACTTTATCACCAACCACCTCAAGGCGGTCAGCATGCCTGGACTGTTCATGACTTAAGTGGCAACGATCACGAAGAATCATAA
- a CDS encoding GNAT family N-acetyltransferase, with protein MKILETERLLLRTLIHTDLQPMLDINQDPKVMEYFPSLQDLRATKAFITRVEQHFDKHGYSLYACIRKDLNEFIGFIGLLTPRFEAHFTPTTEIGWRLSSRHWGQGFATEGAKAVLDYAFRELKLPEIVSFTSVENIKSTRVMEKIGLQHNPNDNFDLPGLDKDHPLKHQVLYRLTRKEYLDISDMENIKTSLTQLGSYEVGCFYNMLAQFNNFIVPELIKMPECDYPTFLIEEQVLGYEDILQTKGYKHFKCLKAFHELGKIFKLANYWYQECHDKKSALNTEKEISSVAKRLHPKISDFCKKLRETAVSCKQDEYFSGNFE; from the coding sequence ATGAAAATTTTAGAAACCGAACGCCTTCTTTTGAGAACCTTAATTCACACTGACCTACAACCAATGCTTGATATTAATCAGGACCCCAAAGTGATGGAGTACTTTCCTAGCTTACAAGATCTAAGAGCAACTAAGGCGTTCATCACTAGAGTAGAGCAACATTTCGATAAACATGGTTACTCTTTATATGCATGCATAAGAAAAGATCTCAATGAATTTATCGGTTTCATTGGACTGCTAACGCCACGTTTTGAAGCACATTTCACCCCTACGACAGAAATCGGTTGGCGATTATCTTCTAGACATTGGGGACAAGGTTTTGCAACAGAAGGGGCCAAAGCCGTTTTAGACTATGCATTTAGAGAACTGAAGTTACCTGAAATAGTCTCATTTACATCAGTTGAGAATATTAAATCAACACGGGTCATGGAAAAAATTGGCCTACAACACAATCCAAACGATAATTTTGACTTACCTGGTCTAGATAAAGACCACCCACTAAAGCACCAAGTACTCTATCGGCTAACGAGAAAAGAATATCTTGATATCTCAGACATGGAAAACATTAAGACTAGCCTTACTCAGTTGGGCAGTTATGAAGTTGGTTGTTTTTATAATATGCTGGCACAGTTTAATAACTTCATTGTTCCTGAATTAATCAAAATGCCAGAATGTGATTACCCCACTTTTCTTATTGAAGAGCAGGTCTTAGGATATGAAGATATCTTACAAACAAAGGGTTATAAACATTTCAAGTGCTTAAAAGCCTTTCATGAATTAGGGAAAATTTTTAAGCTGGCAAATTATTGGTACCAAGAATGCCATGATAAAAAATCAGCTTTAAATACTGAGAAGGAAATAAGCTCTGTAGCTAAGAGACTGCATCCCAAGATCTCTGACTTTTGTAAAAAATTAAGAGAAACTGCCGTAAGCTGCAAACAAGATGAGTATTTTTCTGGCAATTTTGAATAA